From Acetomicrobium sp. S15 = DSM 107314:
CTGGCTACCGTAGGGCTTGATCCTTTCTCTGGGATAGTAAGATTTGGTTTTGGTACCGAACAGCTAATCCAGGGGTTTGAGTTGATACCATTTTATATGGGAATTTTTGCTTTAAGTCAGGTCTTATATAGCGTCTATAAAAAAATAGAGCGAGTTGCAGTCGATTACAGTGTTAGCTCAAGATATCCTTCTTTTGCTGACTATAAAGGCTGTTTTCTTGCCATGTTAATAGGTTCAATTATTGGCGTTTTCGTGGGCGTTATGCCAGGGGCTGGAGCATCAATAGCTTGTTGGATTGGATACAATGAAGCCCGCAGATGGTCGAAACATCCAAAAGATTTTGGAAACGGTGCACTTGAAGGAGTTGCTGCACCTGAAGCTGCTAATAACGCAGTTACCGGTGGGGCGATGGTTCCAATGTTATCCCTCGGCATTCCAGGTTCAGGTTCTACAGCTATTATGTTAGGAGTGCTGATAATTCATGGACTCAGGCCTGGACCGATGCTTTTTGTTACAAATCCAGATGTTCCATACTCGATTTTTGTTTCTCTATTTGTTGCCAATATAGTGATGATATTTATTGGTTTAGCTTTTATTAGGTTGTTGGCGAAAGTAGTCAATATACCTGAATCCATAATGAATGCGTGTATTTTAGCGATAATATTCGTTGGAGCTTTTTCTGTTAACAATAGCATATTTGATGTATTTGCAGTTTTACTTTTCGGAGTATTGGGATTAATACTTAAGGTCCATGATTATCCTGTAAGCGCTACTGCGTTAGGATTCGTTCTTGGATATCTTGTTGAAACAAATTTCAGAAGATCGTTAACGGTGGCCAAGGGCAACTGGATGATATTCTTCCAAAATCCGATTTCCCTCGTTCTGATATGCATAGCAATTATCAGCGTAATATATTCAATTTATAGTAATTATTTCAAAGGTAGAAAAGAAAGTGTATAAATATGAAATAACTGAGAAAATCACCAAATTTACTTCCACTTGTCCGTAGCCTGCTTGAGGAATTAAAATAATTAAGATAATGCTCGGATACTTTTGCAGGTTATGTTATTAATACTAAATTTGATTATAACATAATAAGAAATGACAATCGAATTCTGTAGATCAAATTAAAGGAGAGAGGCAAATTGGCGCAATACAAAATTGGAATTTTGCAGGGTGATGACATAGGACTCGAAGTAGTGCCTGTGGCAGTTGAGGTGCTAAAAACTGCTATTGAGAAATATGAAAGCGTCAAAATAGAATGGCATGAGCTTCCGATAGGTTATTCATCTTATCTTGAAAACGGAGAAACTCTTCCAAAGAGGACTTTTGACGGCCTATTTGACCTTGATGGTTGGATTCTGGGCCCCATAGGACACATGGCTTACCCAAAAGACGATCCTAAAGCTATCAATCCTCATCCTATTTTACGAAAAAGCTTCGATTTGGTGAGCAATATACGTCCGGTGAAATCGTACGAGAATATCCCAAGTCTCCATAGGGACGTTGATCTTGTGATTGTCAGGGAAAATAACGAAGGCTTCCAGCCTGACAGAAACATGTATAAAGGCAAGGGTGAGTTCATGCCCACTCCGGATATAGCTTTGTCTGTCAGAGTTATTACAGAGCGCAATTCCAAAATGGTTGCCGGAACAGCTTTTGAGTTAGCACGCCAGAGAAATAGAAAAAAGAAAGTAACTGCAATTCATAAAAATACAGTATTTAAGCTAACCTGTGGCTTGTTTGTTGATAGCTGTAAAGAGAAAAGTAAGGAGTATCCTGACATTGAATTTGATACTATGATAGTTGATACATTTGCAATGAATTTAGTGATGCGACCTCAAAAGTTTGATGTGATTGTTACGACAAACATGTTTGGAGATATTCTTTCCGATGAAGCGGCAGGACTTGTCGGTGGCCTTGGAATGGCGCCGGGATTGTGCGTGGGTCCCAAATATGCCATGGCTCAAGCTACGCATGGCTCTGCTCCAGATATAGCCGGCAAACACGTTGCAAACCCTTACGCCATGATAATGTCTGCCCAAATGTTACTTTCTTGGTTGGGAAACACGAAAGGCGATGCCGATGCCATCAAGGCCTCAAAGGATATAGAGTTTGGGGTAAACAAAGTGCTTTATGAGAAAAAACATCTTACACCTGATCTTGGTGGTATATCAACCACTGAGGATATGGGCAGAGCCATTTGTGATGCCATAAAAAATATCTAATTCTAATATTTTGTCAATAAAAATATACTTTAACAAGTGTTTTAGACAAAAATACAAAGGAGATCAATATAATGAGAATATCAATACCATATGGGAGGAATTTGTTAAAAGCAGAAGTACCCAATCTCATAGCTACTCTTGAGCCACCCTATGTAAAGGAACTTGATGATCCAAAGGCTGTTTTAATGGATAAACTAGAAAACCCGATAGGCTCTCCCTCTCTTCGGTCTTTGGCGGAAAACAAAAAGGACGCCGTAATCGTAATTAATGACATTACGAGACCATGCCACTCCGAAATACTGGTGCCCGGCATAGTCAAGGTTCTGAATGAGGCTGGCATTAGCGACGAGAGAATTAAATTGTTAGTTGCGACGGGGAATCATAGGGGTAACACAAAAGAAGAGCTCGAAGGTATGGTTGGATCAGACATTGTGAATCGGATTGGGATTTATAATCATGATGCTATGGATAAAGAAAGTATAGTGTATTTGGGGACGACGAAAAGGGGAATCCCTGTATACATAAACAAGATATTTGTCGAGGCTTCTCTAAAAATACTGACAGGGATCGTTTCCCCCCACCACTCGGCAGGTTTTGGGGGAGGGAGAAAAAGCGTGTTGCCCGGTATCGCAGGCATCGATTCTATTCGCCCTCATCACTCTTTTCCGATAAGACCATTTGAGCCCTCCATGGGGTGGATTGATGGAAACCCTATGCACGAAGAGTCTCTCTCGGCAGCTAAGATGGCAAAAGTAGATTTCATAGTTAATGTGGTGAATAACATAGAAGAAAAGATCGCCGGCATTTTTGCCGGCGATCTTGATCAAGCACATAAAGCTGGTGTAGATATGTGCAATAAGGTCCATCGGGTAAAAGTTCCCAGAAAAGCTGATGTGGTTATCACAAGCCCAGGGGGATTCCCCAGGGATTTTGATTTGCATCAGTCTCAGAAGGCCGTTGTGCCTGCTGAGATGTGTTGTAAAAAAGGCGGAGTGATTATATTGGTTGCGGAAGCTTCAGATGGCATAGGCAAATTTGGTAATTGGCTGAAAAGTGCCAAAGAGCCGAAAGACGTTATTGATAGGTTTAAGAAAGAGGGGTTTACACCAGAGTCATCCAGCAAGGCACTCTATTATGCCAGAGCCTTGTCCAACTTTAAA
This genomic window contains:
- the larA gene encoding nickel-dependent lactate racemase — translated: MRISIPYGRNLLKAEVPNLIATLEPPYVKELDDPKAVLMDKLENPIGSPSLRSLAENKKDAVIVINDITRPCHSEILVPGIVKVLNEAGISDERIKLLVATGNHRGNTKEELEGMVGSDIVNRIGIYNHDAMDKESIVYLGTTKRGIPVYINKIFVEASLKILTGIVSPHHSAGFGGGRKSVLPGIAGIDSIRPHHSFPIRPFEPSMGWIDGNPMHEESLSAAKMAKVDFIVNVVNNIEEKIAGIFAGDLDQAHKAGVDMCNKVHRVKVPRKADVVITSPGGFPRDFDLHQSQKAVVPAEMCCKKGGVIILVAEASDGIGKFGNWLKSAKEPKDVIDRFKKEGFTPESSSKALYYARALSNFKVIVVTKGVSDRDLKEMFFIPISDIQQAIEESIKIMGQDAEFIFIPHGSDIIPELES
- a CDS encoding isocitrate/isopropylmalate dehydrogenase family protein, whose product is MAQYKIGILQGDDIGLEVVPVAVEVLKTAIEKYESVKIEWHELPIGYSSYLENGETLPKRTFDGLFDLDGWILGPIGHMAYPKDDPKAINPHPILRKSFDLVSNIRPVKSYENIPSLHRDVDLVIVRENNEGFQPDRNMYKGKGEFMPTPDIALSVRVITERNSKMVAGTAFELARQRNRKKKVTAIHKNTVFKLTCGLFVDSCKEKSKEYPDIEFDTMIVDTFAMNLVMRPQKFDVIVTTNMFGDILSDEAAGLVGGLGMAPGLCVGPKYAMAQATHGSAPDIAGKHVANPYAMIMSAQMLLSWLGNTKGDADAIKASKDIEFGVNKVLYEKKHLTPDLGGISTTEDMGRAICDAIKNI
- a CDS encoding tripartite tricarboxylate transporter permease → MFVDLLQNIMLGTNIVFTIEGILAITIGVIVGTIGGAIPGINASMTMAILLPFTWGMDPIIAILMYVGIYCGGQYGGSIPSILIGTPGTPSSAATVLDGYPLHLKGKTGLALGMSLYASVTGGLISSVVLMILAIPLAGVALAFGPPEYFALAVVGLTLIASLSADIFKGLIAASIGLLLATVGLDPFSGIVRFGFGTEQLIQGFELIPFYMGIFALSQVLYSVYKKIERVAVDYSVSSRYPSFADYKGCFLAMLIGSIIGVFVGVMPGAGASIACWIGYNEARRWSKHPKDFGNGALEGVAAPEAANNAVTGGAMVPMLSLGIPGSGSTAIMLGVLIIHGLRPGPMLFVTNPDVPYSIFVSLFVANIVMIFIGLAFIRLLAKVVNIPESIMNACILAIIFVGAFSVNNSIFDVFAVLLFGVLGLILKVHDYPVSATALGFVLGYLVETNFRRSLTVAKGNWMIFFQNPISLVLICIAIISVIYSIYSNYFKGRKESV